One window of the Desulfonatronum thiosulfatophilum genome contains the following:
- a CDS encoding 4Fe-4S dicluster domain-containing protein: MSNYFIKIDQDRCIGCKACEVHCKAKNRVPTGAKLGQHVTLGPIEKKNQAKYMYMFMPCFHCEQPWCVTACPTGAMTKRESDGIVFVKAELCVGCKACIIACPWKVPQWDMVNGRAIKCDYCRDRVDQGQKPACVTACTTHALSFVNPNVASSKTREDYAHQVLLSDPERQ; this comes from the coding sequence ATGAGCAACTATTTCATCAAGATCGATCAGGACAGGTGCATCGGCTGCAAGGCATGCGAGGTTCATTGCAAGGCCAAGAACAGGGTGCCTACCGGAGCAAAATTGGGACAGCACGTGACATTGGGACCAATCGAAAAAAAGAATCAGGCAAAATACATGTACATGTTCATGCCCTGCTTCCACTGTGAACAGCCTTGGTGCGTCACAGCCTGCCCCACCGGGGCCATGACCAAACGGGAATCCGACGGAATAGTTTTCGTCAAAGCGGAACTCTGTGTCGGCTGCAAGGCCTGCATCATCGCCTGTCCCTGGAAGGTGCCGCAGTGGGACATGGTCAACGGCCGTGCAATCAAGTGCGACTATTGCCGGGACAGGGTGGATCAAGGGCAGAAACCGGCCTGCGTTACGGCCTGCACCACCCATGCCCTTTCATTTGTCAATCCGAATGTCGCCTCCAGCAAAACCAGGGAGGACTACGCCCACCAGGTTCTGCTCTCAGACCCGGAGCGGCAATGA
- a CDS encoding sulfite exporter TauE/SafE family protein has product MHKKLVLVFALLLALGTMFLATDHSWAQVGDLQQAIAEAPQGTDRGEIDPNAPRGYLGIPGAPQISLILAFFWAVWVGWIFSTVGAFGGIMAGVGHITIYGLGNYAGTFRNTAPTINRAVTDSIRVSNQFMVGTSALISSINYYKMGRLVLPVAAALAIGSIAGSYLIPLLTAGKVSFRDYVGYFGIFVLFLGCYMLYETTPRGSAGKKKAKQAADAFETTMKRKRSGEKVDTSELGVKMIAFSPKRIVFTFYGVEFSFNPLLPIFGGFIIAAIAAFLGVGGGFMLVPFLTSVTGLPMYLSAGTSALAVLIGMITSILSYLQQGVLVHWPLIGTQLVGIVVGSMVGPYTSQYISDKWLKRVFIILAFYVGLDFMARGFLGKNIMTMFFG; this is encoded by the coding sequence ATGCACAAAAAATTGGTTCTGGTCTTTGCACTCTTGCTCGCCCTGGGAACTATGTTCCTGGCAACGGATCATTCCTGGGCGCAAGTAGGAGATTTACAACAAGCCATCGCTGAAGCGCCACAAGGAACCGACAGAGGGGAGATCGATCCCAACGCACCTCGAGGATATCTTGGCATTCCAGGGGCGCCTCAGATCAGCCTGATCCTCGCATTCTTCTGGGCTGTGTGGGTCGGCTGGATCTTTTCCACAGTGGGCGCATTCGGAGGCATCATGGCCGGCGTGGGACATATCACCATTTACGGACTCGGCAACTATGCCGGAACATTCCGTAATACCGCTCCCACCATCAACCGTGCGGTTACAGACTCCATTCGCGTATCCAACCAGTTTATGGTTGGTACCAGCGCCCTGATCTCATCCATCAACTATTATAAGATGGGTCGTCTCGTGTTGCCCGTGGCCGCAGCCTTGGCTATCGGTTCCATTGCAGGAAGCTATCTTATTCCGTTGCTGACGGCAGGAAAAGTGTCCTTTCGTGATTATGTCGGTTATTTCGGCATCTTTGTGCTGTTTCTGGGCTGCTACATGCTCTATGAAACCACGCCGCGCGGCTCTGCCGGGAAAAAGAAGGCCAAACAGGCTGCTGACGCATTTGAAACGACCATGAAAAGGAAACGCTCCGGCGAGAAAGTGGATACCAGCGAACTCGGTGTAAAAATGATCGCCTTCTCACCGAAACGGATCGTATTCACCTTCTATGGTGTCGAGTTCTCATTCAACCCGCTTCTTCCCATCTTCGGCGGTTTCATCATCGCCGCTATTGCCGCATTCCTGGGCGTTGGCGGCGGATTCATGCTCGTGCCCTTCCTGACCAGCGTCACCGGCCTGCCCATGTACCTTTCCGCCGGCACCTCGGCCCTGGCCGTGCTTATCGGAATGATCACCAGTATTCTGAGCTACCTGCAGCAGGGCGTACTCGTCCACTGGCCGCTGATCGGCACCCAGCTGGTAGGTATCGTGGTCGGCTCCATGGTTGGTCCATACACCTCCCAGTACATTTCCGACAAATGGCTGAAGCGCGTCTTCATCATCCTGGCCTTCTACGTCGG